From one Trifolium pratense cultivar HEN17-A07 linkage group LG1, ARS_RC_1.1, whole genome shotgun sequence genomic stretch:
- the LOC123889127 gene encoding zinc finger protein ZAT5-like, with amino-acid sequence MEASLEQHQLSLGSREHTNYIIKGKGSKLVIRGTGARACYYNVYECTTCNKVFSKFQALGGHITSHKKLNALEIAHDDGNNNRYKLHECTICGSEYTTGQALGGHMTCHRAPVRSATSLKPMALKPYKPRKKRHVLPLNFDLNLPAAPGDEKRESKFAFARINKSCLICIGLGEFSLP; translated from the coding sequence atgGAAGCATCCCTTGAACAACACCAACTCTCTTTAGGCTCAAGGGAACACACCAATTATATCATCAAAGGGAAAGGAAGCAAATTGGTTATTAGAGGAACAGGAGCAAGAGCATGTTACTACAATGTGTATGAATGCACAACATGTAACAAAGTTTTCTCTAAATTCCAAGCACTTGGTGGCCATATAACAAGTCACAAGAAGCTTAATGCATTGGAAATTGCTCATGATGATGGTAACAACAACAGATACAAGCTTCATGAGTGCACCATTTGTGGATCTGAATACACAACTGGACAAGCCCTTGGTGGACATATGACGTGCCACCGTGCACCGGTCAGGTCCGCAACCTCCTTAAAACCAATGGCTTTGAAACCTTATAAACCTAGAAAGAAAAGGCATGTCTTGCCTTTAAATTTTGATCTCAACCTTCCAGCTGCACCTGGAGATGAGAAAAGAGAATCCAAGTTTGCCTTTGCAAGAATAAACAAGTCTTGTCTTATCTGCATTGGCCTTGGTGAATTTTCATTACCGTAA
- the LOC123881708 gene encoding 60S ribosomal protein L6, mitochondrial-like yields the protein MEAKFFRFLKIVGVGYKARAESAGRLLYLKLGYSHEVELSAPPAVRVFCFKNNVICCTGIDKQRVHQFAATVRNCKPPEVYKGKGIMYTDEVIKKKQGKKSK from the coding sequence ATGGAGGCCAAATTTTTCCGCTTTCTCAAGATTGTGGGTGTTGGATACAAAGCTAGAGCTGAATCTGCAGGGCGTCTATTGTATCTGAAGTTGGGGTATAGTCATGAGGTGGAATTATCTGCACCTCCTGCTGTTCGTGTTTTCTGCTTCAAAAACAATGTAATTTGTTGTACAGGAATTGACAAGCAAAGGGTGCATCAGTTTGCAGCTACTGTTCGCAATTGTAAGCCACCTGAAGTTTACAAAGGCAAGGGCATAATGTATACCGATGAAGTTATCAAGAAAAAGCAAGGAAAGAAGTCTAAATGA
- the LOC123903008 gene encoding DNA-directed RNA polymerases II, IV and V subunit 9B-like isoform X1, which produces MQQKGVNGAKLLHIESEEFSNNILYPKEDKEQKILLYACRNCDHQEAADNFIVYRNQIHHSVADRTRVLQDVAADPTLPRTKAVKCIQCNHGEAVFFQATARGEEGMTLFFVCCNPSCAHRWKD; this is translated from the exons ATGCAACAAAAAGGAGTAAATGGAGCAAAACTGCTCCATATAGAAAGTGAAGAGTTCAG TAACAACATTCTTTACCCTAAGGAAGACAAAGAACAGAAAATTCTCCTCTATGCTTGCCGCAATTGCGATCATCAG GAGGCTGCCGATAACTTCATTGTGTACAGAAATCAAATTCACCACTCTGTTGCTGACCGCACTCGAGTGTTGCAGGATGTAGCTGCGGATCCAACTCTTCCTCGCACCAAGGCTGTTAAATGCATTCAATGCAATCATGGTGAAGCTGTGTTTTTTCAG GCAACTGCAAGAGGGGAGGAGGGAATGACGCTTTTCTTCGTTTGCTGCAATCCAAGCTGTGCACACC
- the LOC123903008 gene encoding DNA-directed RNA polymerases II, IV and V subunit 9B-like isoform X2 — MSAMKFCRECNNILYPKEDKEQKILLYACRNCDHQEAADNFIVYRNQIHHSVADRTRVLQDVAADPTLPRTKAVKCIQCNHGEAVFFQATARGEEGMTLFFVCCNPSCAHRWKD, encoded by the exons aTGAGTGCAATGAAGTTTTGCCGCGAATG TAACAACATTCTTTACCCTAAGGAAGACAAAGAACAGAAAATTCTCCTCTATGCTTGCCGCAATTGCGATCATCAG GAGGCTGCCGATAACTTCATTGTGTACAGAAATCAAATTCACCACTCTGTTGCTGACCGCACTCGAGTGTTGCAGGATGTAGCTGCGGATCCAACTCTTCCTCGCACCAAGGCTGTTAAATGCATTCAATGCAATCATGGTGAAGCTGTGTTTTTTCAG GCAACTGCAAGAGGGGAGGAGGGAATGACGCTTTTCTTCGTTTGCTGCAATCCAAGCTGTGCACACC